The Caulifigura coniformis genome includes a region encoding these proteins:
- a CDS encoding SulP family inorganic anion transporter, producing the protein MPSSPRQRRTLAEHLFRLIPALDSARSYSWATLRADAAAGLTVSAVAVPQAMAYAQIAGIPAQYGLYTAIVMTAVGALLDSSKHLINGPTNAISIAVLSAIVAFPADEKVAAAVLLAFIVGVIQLGITLMRLGDLNRFISHAVIVGFTLGAAVLLVLDQIKNLLGLAARGTGEDHFLKRLFLTLKDVSETNLLTLSVGLGTVVLALGLRAINRRFRLQLPEFLGALASVGCAVWLFNLEQQGVAIVGRIPAALPGFQWPTLNWGWIRELSGSGLAIALLGLLEAVAMAKAIASQTGQKLDVNQQCLSEAVANTAGSFFQCYPGSGSLTRSVVNKEAGAQTQWSGVISAVAVALTILFLAPLAYYIPRAGLAGILMISAYRLVEWDQLGFYIGATRFDAIIVTATAVSAVAISIEFCVLIGIFLSFVLYVPRAARVHLTELTLASGQVIRERIASDAPCSRIRMFSLEGELFFGAAPELEQHLATIEEVRNDGVRVVILRMKRARNPDGVCLQALDRFIERMRAHSVTVILCALRPDMMEALKAGRVLERLGEEHVFVFQETGAIWTSTLEAVRFAYERIGVERCATCPRRAEADAMDWSYAI; encoded by the coding sequence TTGCCGAGTAGCCCCCGCCAACGGCGAACCCTGGCCGAACACCTGTTCCGACTGATTCCGGCCCTTGATTCGGCCCGCTCGTACTCGTGGGCGACGCTTCGCGCCGATGCGGCTGCCGGATTGACGGTCTCGGCGGTCGCGGTCCCGCAGGCGATGGCGTACGCCCAGATTGCCGGGATCCCGGCGCAGTATGGTCTGTACACGGCGATCGTCATGACGGCGGTCGGCGCGCTGCTGGACTCGTCGAAGCACCTGATCAACGGGCCGACGAACGCCATTTCGATCGCCGTGCTGAGCGCGATCGTCGCGTTCCCCGCGGACGAGAAGGTCGCTGCGGCGGTGCTGCTGGCGTTCATCGTCGGGGTGATCCAGCTGGGCATTACGCTGATGCGGCTGGGGGACCTCAATCGGTTCATTTCGCACGCGGTCATCGTGGGATTCACGCTGGGGGCGGCGGTGCTGCTGGTCCTGGACCAGATCAAGAACCTGCTGGGACTGGCCGCCCGAGGGACCGGCGAGGACCACTTCCTGAAGCGGCTGTTTCTAACCCTGAAAGACGTGTCGGAGACGAATCTGCTGACGCTTTCAGTCGGGTTGGGGACGGTGGTGCTGGCGCTGGGTCTGCGCGCGATCAATCGGCGGTTCCGACTGCAGTTGCCGGAGTTTCTCGGCGCGCTGGCGAGCGTTGGTTGCGCGGTGTGGCTGTTCAACCTGGAGCAGCAGGGCGTGGCGATTGTGGGGCGGATTCCGGCCGCGCTGCCCGGCTTCCAGTGGCCGACGTTGAACTGGGGGTGGATCCGAGAACTTTCGGGAAGCGGGCTGGCGATCGCGCTGCTGGGGCTGCTCGAAGCCGTTGCGATGGCGAAGGCGATCGCGTCGCAGACAGGACAGAAACTCGATGTGAACCAGCAGTGTCTGAGCGAGGCCGTCGCCAATACGGCAGGGAGCTTCTTCCAGTGTTACCCGGGATCGGGGTCGTTGACGCGTTCGGTCGTGAACAAGGAGGCGGGCGCCCAGACGCAATGGTCGGGTGTGATCTCGGCGGTTGCCGTCGCGCTAACGATCCTCTTCCTGGCGCCGCTGGCGTACTACATTCCGCGGGCCGGTCTCGCCGGCATCTTGATGATCTCGGCATACCGGCTCGTCGAGTGGGACCAGCTGGGGTTCTACATCGGCGCCACGCGATTCGATGCGATCATCGTCACGGCGACTGCCGTTTCAGCCGTGGCGATCTCGATCGAGTTCTGCGTGCTGATCGGGATCTTTCTTTCGTTCGTGCTGTACGTCCCGCGGGCGGCCCGCGTCCATCTCACCGAGCTGACGCTCGCGTCGGGGCAGGTCATCCGGGAACGGATCGCCTCGGACGCGCCGTGCAGCCGCATCCGGATGTTCAGCCTGGAGGGAGAGCTGTTCTTCGGGGCGGCCCCGGAACTGGAACAGCACCTGGCGACGATCGAGGAGGTGCGGAACGATGGAGTGCGGGTGGTGATCCTGCGAATGAAGCGGGCGAGAAATCCGGATGGAGTCTGCCTGCAGGCGCTGGACCGGTTCATCGAGCGGATGCGGGCGCACTCGGTCACGGTGATCCTGTGCGCGTTGCGGCCCGACATGATGGAGGCGTTGAAAGCGGGGCGGGTCCTGGAGCGGCTGGGCGAAGAACACGTGTTCGTGTTCCAGGAGACGGGGGCGATCTGGACGAGCACGCTCGAAGCGGTGCGATTCGCGTATGAGCGGATTGGGGTGGAGCGGTGCGCGACGTGTCCGCGCCGTGCGGAGGCGGACGCGATGGACTGGTCCTACGCGATCTAA
- a CDS encoding carboxypeptidase-like regulatory domain-containing protein, which translates to MKARHPAVSDAAAIQPFFPCHSFMGVNIPMQSAFRTRPGAAATLALAAFMIAGCSSEDPWKKNRPPVYTTTGIVEVDGRPIEGVTVLFQPVDADKGKPGTAVTDRNGAFTAQTFDPGDGLTEGTHRVSLSKTVMLDKQGNEVKEIREPGDAKETHMIAKKFGAFETSGIEVQIKSDGSNELETFKVTGR; encoded by the coding sequence GTGAAAGCTCGTCACCCCGCCGTCAGCGATGCGGCGGCGATCCAGCCATTCTTTCCCTGCCATTCTTTCATGGGCGTGAACATCCCGATGCAATCAGCCTTTCGAACCCGCCCGGGTGCTGCAGCGACCCTGGCGCTCGCCGCCTTCATGATCGCCGGCTGCTCCAGCGAGGATCCCTGGAAGAAGAATCGCCCCCCCGTCTACACGACGACCGGGATCGTCGAGGTCGATGGACGGCCGATTGAAGGAGTCACCGTCCTGTTCCAGCCGGTGGACGCAGACAAGGGGAAGCCGGGAACCGCCGTCACTGATCGCAACGGCGCATTCACAGCGCAGACCTTCGACCCCGGAGACGGCTTGACCGAAGGGACGCACCGCGTGTCCCTCAGCAAAACGGTGATGCTCGACAAGCAGGGGAACGAGGTGAAGGAGATTCGAGAACCCGGCGACGCAAAGGAAACGCACATGATCGCAAAGAAATTCGGCGCGTTCGAAACCTCCGGAATCGAGGTGCAGATCAAGAGCGATGGCTCGAACGAACTCGAGACATTCAAGGTGACCGGCAGATAG
- a CDS encoding DUF1559 domain-containing protein, whose protein sequence is MAPPLHRRNRVGFTLIELLVVIAIIAILIALLLPAVQQAREAARRTQCKNNMKQLGLAMHNYHDTFNSLPSRQGGPSWTAQNNILPVRFSPFVGLLPYFDEANRYNQIFTNGIFTWSGAANSGYIGPVSSFLCPSDGLLSGTGADRNAVYSPLNYGVGMGDNFNLNMNTATSDQNMRGLFGYNIYVRFNQITDGLSNTMAMSEIIVAPDSNQLGRAVGNNTTNPLACKATLVNRIYTSGTIIAQFRCHGQRWQDGRPGYCGINNILPPNNATCSSQASSGIYTAASRHVGGVHMLLTDGSARFVSENIDTGNLSLAPVTTGRSPYGVWGGLGTRDGGEVLGEF, encoded by the coding sequence ATGGCACCCCCGCTCCACCGGCGTAACCGAGTCGGCTTCACACTGATTGAGCTCCTGGTGGTGATCGCGATCATCGCCATCCTGATCGCGCTGCTCCTGCCCGCCGTGCAGCAGGCCCGCGAAGCCGCCAGACGAACCCAGTGCAAAAACAACATGAAGCAGCTGGGCCTCGCCATGCACAATTACCACGACACCTTCAACTCCCTGCCCTCCCGGCAGGGCGGGCCGTCGTGGACCGCGCAGAACAACATCCTCCCCGTCCGGTTCAGCCCCTTCGTCGGACTGCTCCCCTACTTCGACGAAGCCAACCGTTATAACCAGATCTTCACCAACGGCATCTTCACCTGGTCCGGCGCCGCAAACTCCGGATACATCGGCCCTGTCTCCAGTTTTCTCTGCCCCTCCGATGGTCTCCTCTCCGGCACCGGCGCAGACAGAAACGCCGTCTACTCCCCGCTGAATTACGGCGTCGGCATGGGCGACAACTTCAACCTCAACATGAACACCGCCACCAGCGACCAGAACATGCGCGGCCTGTTCGGATACAACATCTACGTCCGCTTCAACCAGATTACCGACGGCCTCAGCAACACGATGGCCATGTCGGAAATCATTGTCGCCCCCGACAGCAATCAACTCGGACGGGCCGTCGGAAACAACACCACCAATCCCCTCGCCTGCAAGGCCACCCTCGTCAACCGCATCTACACCTCCGGCACCATCATCGCCCAGTTCCGCTGCCACGGGCAGCGCTGGCAGGACGGCCGCCCCGGCTACTGCGGTATCAACAACATTCTCCCCCCCAACAACGCCACCTGCAGCTCGCAGGCCAGCTCCGGCATCTACACCGCCGCCAGCCGCCACGTCGGCGGCGTCCACATGCTCCTCACGGATGGCTCCGCCCGATTCGTGTCGGAGAACATCGACACCGGCAACCTGTCGCTCGCCCCGGTGACGACCGGACGCAGCCCGTACGGCGTCTGGGGCGGACTCGGAACACGCGACGGCGGCGAGGTCCTCGGCGAGTTCTGA
- a CDS encoding molybdopterin-dependent oxidoreductase — MPTVIVNDKPVEIGASEKLNCIEAAQRAGFEIPHYCYHPSLSVVASCRMCLVEVGDKKPDGTVAMQPKLVPGCQTPVKDGTVVISNSKKVADAQKATLEYLLLNHPLDCPTCDQAGECGLQDYSYKYGRGFSRLDEPKNIKPDKDYIGDQITLFTDRCIVCTRCVRFTREISGTAELQLVSRGSHEEIDIFPGEPCNNKLAGNVVDLCPVGALCSKDFLYEQRVWWLKTTKSVCSGCSSGCNITVDQNHDEVFRLKPRTNLQAQGYYMCDDGRFGWKYIHSDHRLQAPEERIDGRVASRDWDGVLPSAKTALTSAIQRKPKAVAAIFSPWMTVEEAYLLAKFLKDQSPDVTLALAPTRVEGEDDTYPKDVHGNPVQPVKFTIRAEKAPNRRGVEAVLKHFQGSLVPSSEVLSGLSSGTFDSLYLVESDPKARLAEAQAEGLKKARLLIVQGLLDSPAVKMAHYVLAAGSFAERDGTFINFAGLAQLIRRAVRGPGESRADNRILWDLASRTGLFNGPALRKEIAGEVAELAALAEEPGELGVFTGGEPAKV, encoded by the coding sequence ATGCCCACGGTGATCGTCAACGACAAGCCCGTCGAAATCGGTGCGTCTGAAAAGCTGAACTGCATTGAGGCGGCCCAGCGCGCCGGGTTTGAGATCCCGCACTACTGCTACCACCCGTCGCTGTCGGTGGTGGCGAGCTGCCGGATGTGTCTCGTCGAGGTCGGCGACAAGAAGCCGGATGGCACCGTCGCGATGCAGCCCAAGCTCGTCCCCGGCTGCCAGACGCCGGTGAAAGACGGCACGGTCGTCATTTCGAACTCCAAGAAAGTCGCCGATGCCCAGAAGGCGACTCTCGAATACCTGCTGCTGAACCACCCGCTGGACTGCCCCACGTGCGACCAGGCGGGCGAATGCGGACTGCAGGACTACAGCTACAAGTACGGCCGCGGCTTCAGCCGGCTGGATGAGCCGAAGAACATCAAGCCGGACAAGGACTACATCGGCGATCAGATCACGCTGTTCACCGATCGCTGCATCGTGTGCACGCGCTGCGTCCGCTTCACCCGCGAAATCTCCGGCACGGCCGAGCTGCAGCTGGTCAGCCGCGGGTCGCACGAAGAGATCGACATCTTCCCCGGCGAGCCCTGCAACAACAAGCTGGCCGGCAACGTCGTCGACCTGTGCCCCGTGGGTGCGCTGTGCAGCAAGGATTTCCTCTACGAACAGCGCGTGTGGTGGCTCAAGACGACGAAGAGCGTCTGCTCGGGCTGCAGCAGCGGCTGCAACATCACCGTCGACCAGAATCACGATGAAGTCTTCCGCCTGAAGCCCCGCACGAACCTGCAGGCGCAGGGCTACTACATGTGCGACGACGGCCGGTTCGGCTGGAAGTACATCCACTCCGATCACCGCCTGCAGGCCCCCGAAGAACGCATCGACGGCCGCGTGGCCTCGCGCGACTGGGATGGCGTCCTCCCCTCAGCGAAGACGGCTCTCACGAGCGCCATCCAGCGCAAGCCAAAGGCCGTCGCGGCCATCTTCTCGCCGTGGATGACGGTGGAAGAGGCTTACCTGCTGGCGAAGTTCCTGAAGGACCAGTCGCCGGACGTCACGCTGGCGCTCGCCCCGACGCGCGTCGAAGGCGAAGACGACACCTACCCCAAGGACGTGCACGGCAACCCGGTTCAGCCGGTGAAGTTCACGATCCGGGCCGAGAAAGCTCCGAACCGCCGCGGCGTCGAGGCCGTGCTGAAGCATTTCCAGGGAAGCCTTGTTCCCTCCAGCGAAGTGCTGAGCGGCCTGTCGAGCGGCACCTTCGACTCGCTGTACCTCGTCGAGTCCGACCCCAAGGCACGGCTCGCCGAGGCCCAGGCGGAAGGCCTGAAGAAGGCCAGGCTCCTGATCGTGCAGGGCCTCCTGGATTCACCGGCGGTGAAGATGGCCCACTACGTTCTGGCGGCGGGCTCCTTCGCCGAACGCGACGGAACGTTCATCAACTTCGCGGGCCTGGCGCAGCTGATCCGCCGGGCCGTCCGCGGCCCGGGCGAGTCGCGGGCCGACAACCGGATCCTGTGGGACCTGGCGAGCCGCACGGGGCTGTTCAACGGTCCCGCGCTCCGCAAGGAGATTGCCGGGGAAGTGGCCGAACTCGCGGCGCTGGCCGAAGAGCCGGGCGAGCTGGGCGTGTTCACCGGGGGCGAACCGGCGAAGGTTTAA
- a CDS encoding AAA family ATPase, which yields MTDSSLVPSQMAAFESLLGSWEAFPLVHLWCDRGRGRTTILRALQTRLGGRLLSMAEFAVAQRGAHPLAIEDSLMRLLDDALAAHDRVYLDDWHLIGDVVESCYEYPRRGYLGVIAAAIAQRIATSGKRLLIASDAGLPESLREQARSVGVEEFDAEDYRRLCERFAGEKAQAIDYAAIHRFAPRLNCHQLRASMESLSRSTCWSTDAFRDYLHENQLASNVSLPEVAPVSLEDLVGMDDVIESLLANVVFPMENDEYRQAYGLVPKRGVLLLGPPGTGKTTIGKALAHRLRGKFFIIDGTVISGTERFYHTVNHIFHQARENAPAVIFIDDSDVIFESQREHGLYRYLLTMLDGLESKSASRVCVIMTAMAIKHIPPALIRSGRVELWLETRYPDSSGRAHLIDTMTRGLPAELLPIDVERIAEASEHCSAADLKRLLNDAKTRVAWLRFREQAALDLTTAFLDAIDSYRALKAKYVDNRRERDQKGERPVWFSVPMGES from the coding sequence ATGACTGATTCGTCTCTCGTGCCGTCGCAGATGGCGGCGTTTGAATCTCTGTTGGGCTCGTGGGAGGCCTTTCCACTCGTTCATTTGTGGTGCGACCGGGGAAGGGGCCGCACGACGATTCTGCGGGCGCTCCAGACGCGTCTGGGCGGCCGACTGCTGAGCATGGCGGAGTTCGCCGTGGCGCAGCGCGGCGCTCATCCGCTGGCGATCGAGGATTCGCTGATGCGGCTGCTCGACGATGCGCTGGCGGCGCATGATCGTGTGTATCTCGATGACTGGCATCTCATCGGCGACGTTGTCGAAAGCTGCTACGAGTATCCCCGCCGGGGGTACCTGGGCGTGATCGCCGCGGCGATCGCCCAGCGGATTGCCACGTCTGGCAAGCGTCTCCTGATTGCTTCCGACGCCGGACTGCCTGAGTCGCTGAGGGAACAGGCGCGGTCGGTCGGCGTCGAGGAATTCGATGCCGAGGACTACCGGCGACTGTGTGAGCGGTTTGCGGGTGAGAAGGCCCAGGCGATCGACTACGCGGCGATCCATCGCTTCGCGCCGCGGCTGAACTGTCACCAGCTGAGGGCGTCGATGGAATCGCTGTCGCGTTCGACCTGCTGGTCGACCGACGCGTTCCGGGACTACCTGCACGAGAACCAACTGGCCAGCAACGTTTCGCTGCCGGAAGTCGCGCCGGTTTCTCTTGAGGATCTCGTCGGGATGGACGACGTGATCGAGAGCCTGCTGGCGAACGTCGTTTTCCCGATGGAGAACGACGAGTACCGGCAGGCGTATGGCCTTGTTCCCAAACGGGGCGTTTTGCTGCTGGGGCCTCCCGGGACCGGCAAGACGACGATCGGGAAGGCGCTGGCCCATCGGCTGAGGGGCAAGTTCTTCATCATCGACGGCACGGTGATCTCGGGGACTGAGCGGTTCTACCACACGGTCAACCACATTTTTCACCAGGCGCGCGAGAACGCCCCTGCGGTGATCTTCATTGATGACAGCGACGTCATCTTTGAAAGTCAGCGGGAACACGGGCTGTACCGCTACCTGCTGACGATGCTGGACGGCCTGGAAAGCAAGAGCGCCAGCCGGGTGTGTGTGATCATGACGGCGATGGCAATCAAGCATATTCCGCCCGCGCTGATCCGGTCCGGACGCGTGGAGCTGTGGCTGGAAACCCGTTACCCGGACAGTTCGGGCCGGGCCCATCTGATCGACACGATGACGCGGGGCCTTCCTGCGGAACTGTTGCCGATCGACGTGGAGCGGATCGCGGAGGCGAGCGAGCATTGTTCGGCGGCGGATCTGAAGCGCCTGCTGAATGATGCGAAGACCCGGGTCGCCTGGCTGCGGTTCCGCGAGCAGGCGGCGCTGGACCTGACGACCGCGTTTCTCGACGCGATCGACAGCTACCGGGCCCTCAAGGCGAAATACGTCGACAACCGACGGGAACGCGACCAGAAGGGGGAACGGCCTGTGTGGTTCAGCGTGCCGATGGGTGAAAGCTGA
- a CDS encoding MFS transporter, with product MSAPSRGSLLIIFLVVFIDLLGFGIVLPLLARYGEHFQASGATLGLLMASFSAMQFLFAPLWGRVSDRVGRRPILLLGLAASALFYALFGYVTARQPDELILGLKPLTWLFIARIGAGIAGATIPTAQAYIADSTEAKNRGKGMALIGAAFGLGFTFGPLLALAFASNTENAAPSPAAGYLAAGLSALAFLAAVVKLPESLKPGDSSGAGHRKWLQLASLKRSLQNPVHRATLLAIFISTCSFAQLESTLSLVTERLGLTERENFYVFAYLGFMLLFFQGAIVRRLLPRLGEKTMAVGGGILLAAGLAAIGLSAGAAEGAVTEVEGRDALWRLFLVLPISVAGFSALNPSLQSLLSLNTSSEEQGEVLGVGQSLSSLARIIGPLVGIPMLKQSGVQAPYWLATVLMLIAAGFVARLRQQAKEGRE from the coding sequence TTGTCAGCCCCGTCACGCGGCAGCCTGCTGATTATCTTTCTCGTCGTTTTCATCGACCTCCTGGGCTTTGGCATCGTTCTGCCGCTGCTCGCACGGTACGGCGAGCACTTCCAGGCCAGCGGCGCCACACTCGGCCTCCTCATGGCCTCGTTCTCGGCGATGCAGTTCCTGTTCGCCCCCCTCTGGGGACGTGTCTCCGACCGCGTCGGGCGCCGGCCTATCCTCCTGCTGGGACTCGCTGCCTCCGCCCTCTTCTACGCCCTGTTCGGCTACGTCACCGCCCGCCAGCCGGATGAACTCATTCTCGGCCTCAAGCCCCTCACGTGGCTCTTCATCGCCCGCATCGGGGCGGGCATCGCCGGGGCCACGATCCCGACCGCTCAGGCCTATATCGCCGATTCGACCGAGGCGAAGAACCGCGGGAAGGGAATGGCCCTGATCGGGGCCGCGTTCGGACTGGGATTCACCTTCGGACCGCTGCTGGCGCTGGCCTTCGCTTCCAACACCGAAAACGCGGCGCCAAGCCCTGCCGCCGGTTATCTGGCGGCAGGCCTGTCAGCTCTCGCGTTCCTCGCCGCCGTCGTCAAGCTCCCCGAGTCGCTGAAACCGGGCGATTCCAGCGGCGCGGGACATCGCAAGTGGCTGCAGCTGGCCTCCCTCAAAAGGTCCCTCCAGAATCCCGTCCATCGCGCCACACTGCTCGCCATCTTCATCTCGACCTGCTCCTTCGCGCAGCTCGAAAGCACCCTGTCGCTCGTCACCGAACGCCTGGGGCTCACCGAACGGGAAAACTTCTACGTCTTCGCCTATCTCGGCTTCATGCTGCTCTTCTTCCAGGGGGCGATCGTTCGCCGGCTTCTCCCTCGGCTCGGAGAAAAAACCATGGCGGTCGGCGGAGGCATTCTCCTCGCGGCAGGACTGGCGGCCATCGGCCTGAGCGCCGGAGCGGCCGAGGGAGCGGTGACCGAGGTCGAAGGACGTGACGCCCTCTGGCGGCTGTTTCTCGTCCTGCCGATCTCGGTGGCCGGCTTTTCCGCGCTGAACCCGTCGCTGCAGTCGCTCCTGTCCCTCAACACCAGCTCCGAGGAGCAGGGTGAGGTGCTGGGCGTCGGACAGAGCCTCTCGTCGCTGGCACGGATCATCGGTCCGCTGGTCGGCATCCCCATGCTGAAACAGTCCGGAGTCCAGGCCCCCTACTGGCTCGCCACTGTGCTGATGCTGATCGCCGCAGGATTCGTGGCAAGGCTCAGACAACAGGCCAAAGAAGGCCGGGAATAG
- a CDS encoding Gfo/Idh/MocA family protein: MSDKPVRFGLIGFGAWGRHHADSIARTPGAKLVAIAARSEDSAQAARETYPDVAACTDYRELLARDDLDAIDIVVPSFLHCEIASAALESGRHVLLEKPMATTVEDCDRLIDVAQKNNRLLAIGHELRLSSLWGLVKSMIDDGYIGDPLYALVELSRKPYRTGADGWRYDISRVGNWILEEPIHFFDLARWYLSSSGDPVSVYATANSRQPDHPELQDNFSAILKFRGGAYAVVSQTLSAFEHHQTVKVTGRKGALWASWSGAMDRTRQATFSLRAFNGDEVKTIPIERSSGELFELEEQIAMFARAVRGQGSLACPAGEGRWSVAMCQAAQKSVELGQPVKFE, translated from the coding sequence ATGAGTGACAAGCCAGTTCGTTTCGGTCTCATCGGATTCGGCGCCTGGGGCCGGCACCATGCCGACTCCATCGCCAGAACTCCCGGCGCGAAGCTCGTCGCCATCGCCGCCCGCTCCGAGGATTCGGCGCAGGCCGCTCGCGAAACCTACCCCGACGTCGCCGCCTGCACCGACTACCGCGAACTGCTGGCGCGCGACGACCTCGATGCCATCGACATCGTCGTCCCCAGCTTCCTGCACTGCGAAATCGCCTCCGCCGCCCTCGAATCCGGCCGGCACGTGCTCCTCGAAAAACCGATGGCCACCACGGTCGAGGATTGTGACCGCCTCATCGACGTCGCACAGAAGAACAACCGCCTCCTCGCCATCGGCCACGAACTGCGGTTGTCGTCCCTGTGGGGACTTGTGAAATCGATGATCGACGACGGCTACATCGGCGATCCGCTGTATGCCCTTGTCGAGCTCTCGCGCAAGCCCTACCGCACCGGAGCCGACGGCTGGCGTTACGACATCTCCCGGGTCGGCAACTGGATCCTCGAAGAACCGATCCACTTCTTCGACCTCGCCCGCTGGTATCTCTCCTCCAGCGGAGACCCGGTGTCCGTCTACGCGACGGCCAACTCCCGGCAGCCTGATCATCCCGAATTGCAGGACAACTTCAGCGCCATCCTGAAATTCCGAGGAGGGGCCTACGCTGTCGTCTCGCAGACCCTCAGCGCCTTCGAGCATCATCAGACGGTCAAGGTCACCGGCCGCAAGGGCGCACTCTGGGCCTCCTGGAGCGGTGCGATGGACCGCACCCGCCAGGCGACGTTCTCGCTCCGCGCGTTCAACGGCGACGAAGTGAAAACGATCCCCATCGAACGCTCGTCGGGCGAACTCTTCGAACTCGAGGAGCAGATCGCCATGTTCGCCCGCGCCGTCCGCGGGCAGGGATCGCTCGCCTGCCCGGCCGGAGAAGGGCGCTGGTCCGTCGCAATGTGCCAGGCCGCCCAGAAGTCGGTCGAACTGGGACAGCCCGTGAAATTCGAATAG
- a CDS encoding aspartate aminotransferase family protein has product MNAATRSSHETIEQFNRYVIPNYRRYPISLVHGEGSYVWDAEGNRYLDFFPGWGCNILGYAPPRLVRAIQDQAEHLIHIPNTWFTEPQGDFAEALCTRGFGKAFFCNSGAEANEGAIKLARMHANDGRYKVLTFLNGFHGRTFAAVTATAQPKYHEGIQPLLPGFIYAPYNDLEAAKKLIDDETCAILLEPVQGEGGVNIATPEFLQGLRDLCDEKKMLLIFDEVQTGMGRLGTWFGYQHFDVQPDIMTLAKGLAGGVACGAIISTDEVAPSLRPGMHASTFGGNPLAMAAGVATVQTIEEDGLLENVREMSARFEKYFTNLKKTLPLITDVRVCGMMIGVELATAATPAVGACMERGLLINATHDTVVRLLPPLNVTAEQVDEGCDVIAEVLKAM; this is encoded by the coding sequence TTGAACGCCGCCACCCGCAGCAGTCACGAAACCATTGAACAGTTCAACCGGTACGTGATCCCCAACTACCGGCGCTATCCCATCAGCCTCGTCCACGGCGAAGGGAGCTACGTCTGGGACGCCGAGGGAAACCGCTACCTCGACTTCTTCCCCGGCTGGGGCTGCAACATCCTCGGCTACGCCCCTCCGCGCCTCGTGCGGGCGATCCAGGACCAGGCCGAGCACCTGATCCACATCCCCAACACCTGGTTCACCGAGCCACAGGGAGACTTCGCGGAAGCCCTCTGCACCCGCGGATTCGGAAAGGCCTTCTTCTGTAACAGCGGCGCCGAGGCCAATGAAGGCGCCATCAAGCTCGCCCGCATGCACGCGAACGACGGCCGCTACAAGGTGCTGACGTTCCTCAACGGCTTCCACGGCCGCACCTTCGCCGCCGTCACCGCCACCGCCCAGCCCAAGTACCACGAAGGCATCCAGCCCCTCCTCCCCGGCTTCATCTACGCCCCTTACAACGACCTCGAAGCCGCGAAGAAACTCATCGACGACGAAACCTGCGCGATCCTTCTGGAGCCCGTCCAGGGCGAAGGCGGCGTCAACATCGCAACGCCCGAGTTCCTCCAGGGCCTCCGCGACCTCTGCGACGAAAAGAAGATGCTCCTCATCTTCGACGAAGTGCAGACCGGAATGGGCCGCCTCGGCACCTGGTTCGGCTACCAGCATTTCGACGTCCAGCCGGACATCATGACCCTCGCCAAGGGCCTGGCCGGCGGCGTCGCCTGCGGGGCCATCATCTCGACAGACGAAGTCGCCCCCAGCCTCCGACCCGGAATGCACGCGTCCACCTTCGGCGGCAACCCGCTGGCCATGGCGGCCGGCGTGGCCACCGTCCAGACGATCGAAGAAGACGGACTGCTCGAGAACGTCCGCGAAATGTCGGCCCGGTTCGAGAAATACTTCACCAACCTCAAGAAGACACTCCCGCTGATCACCGACGTGCGCGTCTGCGGCATGATGATCGGCGTCGAACTCGCCACCGCCGCAACCCCCGCCGTCGGGGCCTGCATGGAACGCGGCCTCCTCATCAACGCCACGCACGACACCGTCGTCCGCCTCCTCCCGCCACTGAACGTCACCGCCGAACAGGTTGATGAGGGCTGCGACGTGATCGCCGAAGTCCTGAAAGCGATGTAA